A window of Populus trichocarpa isolate Nisqually-1 chromosome 17, P.trichocarpa_v4.1, whole genome shotgun sequence genomic DNA:
AGGTGAATCAGCTTAGGTTAACCAGTCAAACCTGTCTCCCAAATTATGAAGTCAGGATAACctgatagaatttttttaaagaaaaccacaaagcaatattttttttaaaaaagaaataatgtcGTACaataaagttagaaaaaaatataagcaaaaaaaagatgtaaatcctcgttaacttttcaaatccatAACACGAGTCATTAGACTGGGCGCACCATACATGGAAAAACCGTGAAGCACAAtctccaacaaatcaaatgctGAAAAatgaaatcaggaaaaaaaatcacatgaaaggattcaaaataaaaggtaacAATTAAAAGGAGgaggataaaaattgaaataaaaaaaaattagaaggcaattataaatttttgactagagtgtgaaattgaaaagaaaaataactttaatataaggataaaaaaatttaaaaaataaggaccagattgaaaaaaatagtataccataaatttggatcgaatgatgaatttaaaaaccaataaaacttttacaaaagatccaagaaaaaaaatagaaatcaaaataataagggtcaaattaaaaaaataatatgtgacAAACTgagattgaaagataaaattgaaaacaaataaaactttttataaatggctaaaaataaaaactataaataaaaaaataaggactgaagttaaaaatatcaacaaataaGAGGACTAGTCTGCAATTTTTAGGGGaggggagagaaaagaagaagaaaaaaaatagcccAACCAAAAACAAACTGCTCCATTATTGTTGACACGCGccacaccaataaaaaaaagactcgGTAACACTTTTAACGAcataataaaaatgcattttttgcCATCGAGAGGCACCAAACATGCTAACAACCCTTTTcccttaaataattattaatcctTATTAAAAGACCATGTTCTCCTCGATTAacttggtaataaaaaaaagcctaagtgaaaagataaaaaagtctCTAGAtacatggtttattttttatttatttaaaggataaacttgttattttattatatttaaaaaataaaaagacaaattgtatgctagttttaatttttttttacttagaggataattaagttattttactatattaaaaaaatacttataccCCTAGTAAATCATTTAATGATTAATGGGTAATGTGAAAAGTTTAAAATTCCTCAACTCAAaggtatttgatttttttttttgggaagagaaaaacatgaattatattgaatgataaatagtaaaatatgtATATAGCAATAGTAaatttgcctctttttttttgtttatttgataaGGAGGTTGACTTGGAATAAGGACCGGGTCACCAATCAAGTATGTTAATTAGatcaatcatttatttatttttaaaaaattaaagagtttaGACCGAATATCCAAGTCAAACCAAATCAACTCCGAGTTAAACTTTTAAGAGACTTAGGGGTAGGTCATCTAAGTCTCAGACTGACCTGCTGGACCGACccatgtttaataaaattaccaaTAACTAGTATTATCAAACCTAACTTGATCTATGCAGGTTGACCTCAAACTTGGTTTAAgctgaattttaaaaaacccatATGGGGTTAACCAGGTCAAATTTGGGCAATCTAATGAGAGACTATCTACAACCTAGTTAAGTAATTCAAAACccttgtttgatttttcttttcctttaaaactatgtcgtttttatttattttaaaaaacttaaaataatattattttatttgattgggTTGATTCACTCTTGAGTTCTAGGCTACGCTTATAGCTTTGCCAATAATCTGATatctagattttgtttttccgagTCAATTTTGAGTTCGGGTCTACCAAATAAGgctgatcaaaagttaaaacGTGGCAGCGTAAGAAATGAAGCACACCTCCGCTGACTCTCTGTAGCTTGCCCCTTTCCCAGTCTCACGACAATTATGGAATCCAACCCATTCTCCCAGATGACGTATTGTCTGACGGTGCCCCCTTCCATCTTCCCCTagattccaaaaacaaaaaatcaacgGCTccataattcaaacaaaaaatcaataatatgtccagcaaaattaaaattgaaatttaaaaccaactCAGATTTGATTAGTCCACTCTTTAACAGTAATTACttttatcataatatatatataaatacaattaattaaatagtaaaaataataacagaTGTCTCTCCCACCCGCAAAACTCTCCAGTGGCCGCAGCTTCTTCGAAGGTTAAAAATCAACCATtcgttaatttatttattttttcttttagtttttaattatgcaATCTacgcttcttttttttctcgctTTCCTTttctgtaaaaaacaaaaaaaaggcatcttttacatttaattatatatattttgtgtgttAGGATGTGCTTGGTTCCAAGGAAAGGGGTGGAGGAGGCAAGGAAGGgaaaaagcagcagcagcaatggCGTCACGTCCGGTGAGGTTTCCAGAAATCGACGATGAATTGAGAAAGATCATCGATGCTAACATGGATGAAGTGCCTGCAAGAAAACGTGCTCGAGAGGCCTTTAAAGATATCCAGCTTGGAATTGACCATATCTTGTTCAAGGttctattttttgaaaaacaaaaaaaaaggaatttatcatcattttttcaatACTGATTGTTTTGGGCAcgttgctattattattattattattattattattattattattattattattattatgagaaTTACTACTGAGGTAGTTATTTTACGTTGAGTGGAgtactatatttttcattttagtgaTGAGGGTTATTCGTTTTGTTGCAGACGCCATGTGATGGGTTGAAAATGGAGGAggtaagaggaaaaaaagggaaCCTTTTGCAttgatattttgagttttaatttatgttggtaGGTGGggctgtttgttttgttttggtttaattacTTAGAGGCATTTGAAGGCTGGGAAGTTGAAGATTTTTATATTGTCTATGCTAGGAATTTAAATGGCATAGTGTGTGGGGTGAAAGAGGAGGGACGATGGTTggtgatagtttttaattaaggCTTCAACTGTATGTTTTGTGGAAGATGTTTAACTGGGTTGTGCCCCTTTTTAGCTGCTGTAGTAATTAAGGTGCGGAAAAAGGgttcttccaattttttttattttttaaaaaacccccatcttttcttttcctcatttACAATATTGGTTCTGagtgtgtttttctttgttgaagaaAAGGTGCTCAATTTAAATTGCGTTTAGAGACATATTGATTTGTGTAGGTTAGGTGCTGCCTCAATAAGAAACTACATGGATCTTGAAAGTACTTTTACTCTTTTTCTTCACTGTGTCTTTTGACTCAGGCATTCGGTTCGATTCCATACATCTTTGAATGTAGAACAGAAATGCTGTTGGCAGAACGCTTGAACTAAATGCTATCTAATTAACTATTGCTTTGCGGTTCTGCTAAGTTGTGACAGtagacctttttttatttttttttatctttacagtCGTATGAGGTGAATTCTAGAGGACTGGAAATTTTCACAAAGAGTTGGCTTCCTAAGTCTTCCTCCCCGAAAGCAGTGGTGTGTTTCTGTCATGGTTATGGAGACACATGCACATTTTTTGTTGAAGGCATGTAGCTATCGTCCAGTAGTAGTGATCAATTTATAAGCTTATGATGGGACTTGACTGATTCTTGGCATTGTTTTCAGGAATTGCAAGAAAGTTGGCATCATCTGGATATGGTTTTTTTGCTATGGATTATCCAGGATATGGTCTTTCTGAAGGTCTCCATGGCTATATCCCCAGCTTTGACAGGCTAGTTGACGATGTTATAGAACATTACTCCAAGGTCAAAGGTGAGTCAGCTGTTTTAAGCTTTCTGTAAAACTCTCATGTGCGTGGCAAAGTCTTGTTTTGAGAAGTATAGAAGAATCATTGATCTTGTCAAAGAGTATTAAACTCTCCACGTAGTTATTgccatttttcatgttttagttGGTATCCACGCGTTCAAATTGACTTCATTGACTAATCAGCAGGCATCATCAACTAGAACAAACAATTGGGTTTGATgcccactaaataaaaaaaaaaccaacaataattaaattaagccCAACAAATAAAGCTTAATTAATAAACCTCAAATAAatgttcaaataaattaaactataaatCTTTCAACTGTTTGGGCTACCCTTCATCAACTATGTTTTAGGTCCGGTGTCTCCACCAAGTAAGAAGCAACATGTCATTCCTGTTGATTGAAACTGATCACTACATTCAACAAATCAATGCATATATATGCTTTGCGAAAAGTGTAGCATTTTATTGTGATTCTCAAAACCATTTTTGCCATGTTGTGTCTCATTGAATTGCCCTGATTTTTTCGGGAGTTCAAATTTTGGGATCCTCATGTGGAAGAGCTGACTGTTTATAACACTTATCATCTGTCGAAAGGAGTTTTTCTATGTAATCAGAATTCAGATTTTAGTGTTTTGATCCAAAAGCATGGCTTGAGGCTGCTAGTTCAGCATCTTCTGTTAGAGGTGGTTCTGCATGCATCCATTTTGTTTAACCAGGGGCTAGTTGCTTAAGCATTCATCTTTGTGTAGGCGCAGCTCTACAATGCTTATCTTATTCAGTAAATTCTCTGTTGTTTGTTGTGAGTTTGAGACAAGTTACGCATAGTTGCGTGCtaaatatactttaaatttGTTTGGGTTTATTGTTTCTGATGTTCTAATATATCCTTGTGCTGTGAATTTGCTTTTCTCAATGAGTTGCTTGTCTGCTCCTATATAGATAACATATTCTTTCTTGGCATGGATCGACAATGATGTCTTGGTACATCAAACATGTCCTTTTACCTggctcaaaattaattatataaaacaaggtAGAAAACCATAATCTGAAAATCTCAGTTTTATATAATCTTTTAGTGTTAGTATCTGAAGGATCTTTTGTAGTGCCCTTCAGTTATTAAAAATCCCTGAGGTGCATCCCCTTATGTGAAAACTAATTTTACGTGAAAGAAAGGATAAGAACAGGCAATGGCTATTGTGTTGAATGGTAAGAACAGTATCCGCTTGCAGTTATTCCCCTTGTTCGAGTATGATCTTATCcagccaaagaagaagaaaaaacaccaaGATGAGACAATCCAGACTAATCAGATGGGAAATGACTGTCTGAAACTTGCTCTTGGCAAAAATGATTTCTCctcttcaatttcaaatttattctcAAAATTGTTGATCTATACGCAAGCAATGATATGGATAAGCTGAATGTCATCCAAACAACAATGGAATCAAAATATGCTATGCTCTCACTTCAAATTTCTGATTCTTTTGGATCGCAGAGAAGCCAGAGTTTCGTACTCTACCTAGCTTCCTATTTGGAGAGTCGTTGGGTGGGGCTGTTGCTCTGAAGGTGCATTTAAAGCAACCCAATGCATGGAATGGTGCCATTCTTGTAGCTCCTATGTGCAAAGTTTGTTTTCCCAACTTAGTTAGTTCCTGCTCTGCTTGGCTGTAGTTCCTTTGCCTGTTAATTCGAACACTTTTTGTAGATTGCAGATGACATGACTCCACCATGGTTAGTGACACAAATTTTGATCGGTGTGGCCAATTTACTTCCAAAGCACAAGTTAGTTCCCCAAAAGGATTTGGCTGAGGCTGCTTTTAGGGATCCAAAGAACAGAAAACTGGTTTATTTCTTACTTAGATTACTTCTAAAACCATAAGCATTACACATGTTGTATTTTAGGCTTCTATATGGTAATTGCTTGTAGGATGCTTTGGTATTTTGTATTATTgacatccttttcttcttccctaGCTAtctccctctttctttttcatacagCATCCTCTCATTACTATATACTTCGGATGTCTTCGATCAGATAAATTTATGCCGAGTCTTTTATTTATTCCTTGAATTGATCTTTTCATCTAATGCAGGCAGCCTATAATGTCATTGCATACAAGGACAAGCCCCGCTTGAAGACTGCACTAGAGATGCTCAGAACCACTCAAGAAATAGAACGTCGACTAGAAGAAGTATGCCAATTTCCTCTGCCCTTTTTTATTATGTCATGAAATTTAAACGCATGAGccactattttatatttggtttcaTTGTATCTTCTTGCTAGCATTATGGCGGCATGCTCAACCTCCCTTAACCCTCCCCACTTGTATTTCTGTTTATTGTTTTCATCAAGAACATTTTG
This region includes:
- the LOC18099494 gene encoding caffeoylshikimate esterase; this translates as MSLPPAKLSSGRSFFEGCAWFQGKGWRRQGREKAAAAMASRPVRFPEIDDELRKIIDANMDEVPARKRAREAFKDIQLGIDHILFKTPCDGLKMEESYEVNSRGLEIFTKSWLPKSSSPKAVVCFCHGYGDTCTFFVEGIARKLASSGYGFFAMDYPGYGLSEGLHGYIPSFDRLVDDVIEHYSKVKEKPEFRTLPSFLFGESLGGAVALKVHLKQPNAWNGAILVAPMCKIADDMTPPWLVTQILIGVANLLPKHKLVPQKDLAEAAFRDPKNRKLAAYNVIAYKDKPRLKTALEMLRTTQEIERRLEEVSLPLLILHGEADIVTDPSVSKTLHEKACCSDKKLKLYKDAYHALLEGEPDEMIIQVFNDIISWLDERSRETNSC